From the Temnothorax longispinosus isolate EJ_2023e chromosome 6, Tlon_JGU_v1, whole genome shotgun sequence genome, one window contains:
- the Ppp1r15 gene encoding uncharacterized protein Ppp1r15, whose translation MYSAQHPIMSYIAMKKRQTLYVLRGEDNAPSSNDRRTSLVQNFIRGRYLRNLIYRANNPLSVTVVNDEILTSGLLKNSSMKTKDLSYTMEEEKLPHDSKEKYPTDCISMFGRAPETDYLQGWHIVDDSNSIKIRNDVNLRKNSDDTHDDNSTTESHPMLQVNEIEKTMNNMTDASGPLDVDPRKREVDIHKDTDVESFLVVSHSDVPTTPVNIVEENSMSRFSNVCRNAWTSTWNIVTNRLYCKTGSVRMSVKRPLYPTKQHYRRKANAIAIGRGRGRAKCQLRRSGVSQTIRRKECIKYEDYETMQNNLVGAAPSDHPLDSKFDSLNSIDPSDHVIKQIDSPSISRSPRTTTTRGKSKACKKKKNTKARHVTKVRYIAKPSRMKDLEDSTGEMSDAQEDSSRSRTSSEHFAEVEDDWIVFEDDDDEKLSETREKRGATEYPIRARYVPNSMRKRDSSYEDSNSETHDAEEVSFRMRSSSESSTDSEDSNHSSIVFDEQEAMECPRMHGRLMNISDKYCKDFNSLMQKHSFQRRRLPSDSSETSDDSNISETSDTTNSSFATEGNDDVDGYNEVSFHDGDSIVFADDDSEASTAQTKKVSFDPTPVVHVMVTWNYAYRAARRGPWEEIARDTERFRGRINSIAIVLDPILKSTHRSQVWQERFAFPE comes from the exons ATGTATTCCGCACAACACCCAATAATGTCTTACATCGCGATGAAAAAGAGGCAAACGCTCTACGTTTTACGTGGAGAAGACAACGCACCATCGTCGAATGATCGGAGAACATCTCTCGTCCAGAATTTTATAAGAGGACGTTACTTACGGAATTTGATATATCGAGCGAATAATCCGTTGTCAGTTACGGTAGTAAATGATGAAATACTGACTTCTGgtcttttgaaaaattcgtCGATGAAGACCAAGGATCTGTCGTACACAATGGAAGAGGAAAAATTGCCACACGATTCGAAGGAAAAATACCCCACAGATTGTATTTCTATGTTTGGACGTGCGCCCGAAACGGATTACCTGCAAGGCTGGCATATCGTCGACGACTCTAATTCAATTAAGATCAGAAATGATGTAAACCTCAGAAAGAATTCTGATGACACGCACGACGATAATAGTACAACAGAATCTCACCCTATGCTGCAAGTTaacgaaatagaaaaaacaatGAACAATATGACTGATGCTTCTGGTCCTTTGGATGTCGATCCACGGAAGCGCGAAGTTGACATCCACAAAGACACGGATGTCGAATCTTTCCTCGTGGTTTCTCATTCGGATGTGCCAACCACGCCCGTAAATATCGTTGAGGAAAATTCAATGTCGCGTTTTTCCAACGTCTGTCGAAATGCTTGGACGTCGACCTGGAACATCGTGACTAATCGACTTTACTGCAAAACAGGATCAGTGAGAATGTCGGTAAAGCGTCCGTTGTATCCCACGAAGCAACACTATCGGAGAAAGGCCAACGCCATCGCGATAGGTCGTGGTCGCGGTAGAGCGAAGTGTCAGCTGAGGCGTTCTGGGGTGAGTCAAACCATACGCCGGAAGGAATGTATCAAGTACGAAGATTATGAGACTATGCAGAACAATCTTGTCGGTGCAGCACCAAGCGATCATCCGTTAGACAGTAAGTTTGATAGCTTAAACAGCATAGATCCTTCGGATCACGTCATAAAACAGATCGATAGTCCGTCGATATCTAGATCCCCTAGAACAACAACTACGAGAGGAAAATCGAAGGCgtgcaagaagaagaagaatactAAAGCGAGACACGTGACCAAAGTGCGTTACATAGCTAAGCCTTCGAGGATGAAAGATCTTGAGGACAGCACTGGCGAGATGTCTGATGCACAAGAGGATTCGTCCCGATCGCGGACATCGTCAGAGCACTTCGCTGAAGTTGAGGATGATTGGATCGTTTTCGAGGACGACGATGATGAAAAATTGTCCGAGACACGTGAGAAACGAGGAGCGACAGAATACCCTATCAGAGCACGTTATGTACCTAATTCGATGAGGAAGAGGGATAGTTCCTACGAGGATTCCAACAGCGAAACTCACGATGCCGAGGAAGTTTCGTTTCGGATGCGGTCGTCGTCGGAGAGTTCCACCGATTCTGAAGACAGTAATCATAGTTCCATAGTCTTCGACGAACAGGAAGCGATGGAATGCCCAAGAATGCATGGTCGTTTAATGAATATTAGCGACAAATACTGCAAAGATTTTAATAGTCTAATGCAAAAGCATTCGTTTCAACGCCGCCGATTACCGTCAGACAGTTCTGAAACTTCTGACGATTCTAATATTTCCGAAACTTCTGATACTACCAATAGTTCCTTTGCCACTGAAGGGAACGACGACGTTGACGGCTATAATGAGGTGAGCTTCCATGACGGAGACTCGATCGTCTTTGCTGATGACGACAGCGAGGCATCAACAGCGCAAACAAAGAAG GTGAGTTTCGACCCGACTCCAGTCGTACACGTCATGGTAACATGGAATTATGCGTACCGAGCAGCCCGAAGAGGTCCTTGGGAAGAAATTGCGCGGGACACCGAGAGATTCAGGGGACGTATAAATTCCATTGCGATTGTCCTTGAtccaattttaaaaagtacacACCGCTCGCAAGTTTGGCAGGAACGATTCGCCTTCCCGGAATAA